Proteins encoded by one window of Gemmatimonadota bacterium:
- a CDS encoding pitrilysin family protein, protein MRIPIETFRLGNGLLVTLSEDHTAPIVAVNLWYHVGSANERPGRTGFAHLFEHMLFQGSEHVGANEHFELVQRAGGTLNGSTWLDRTNYFETVPSNQLAIALWLEADRMGALLPAMTQQKLDTQRDVVSNERRWSVDNQPYGTWWEKLPALTYPDPHPFHHSLIGSFEDLNAASLDDIAHFFATYYTPDNAVLTIAGDFDPREARELVQSYFAAIPRGKGKPALPDMSLPTTFGGTLREVVKDDVSLPRLYLAFRSPAFGSSEYYAASIAGAILGMRKGSRLQRALVREREVATDAAAFTFDLPKGADILVVDVTARPGITPAHLEAEVTREIDRMRSDGVTQSEVDRAISLIGTDFVVSMQQASERADQLSRFATYFGDPSFINDQMNRYRSVTVEDVDRFAATRLGEDNRAFLMYVPRDDSENAESRDTVGTDAALVTA, encoded by the coding sequence ATGCGCATTCCGATAGAGACATTCCGACTCGGGAACGGCTTGTTAGTAACCCTTTCCGAGGATCATACCGCGCCGATCGTCGCGGTAAACTTGTGGTATCACGTGGGGTCGGCGAACGAGCGTCCCGGGCGTACCGGCTTCGCCCATCTGTTCGAGCACATGTTGTTCCAGGGATCGGAGCATGTGGGGGCGAACGAGCATTTCGAGCTGGTGCAACGCGCCGGCGGCACGCTTAACGGATCCACATGGCTGGACCGGACGAACTACTTCGAGACCGTACCCTCCAATCAGTTGGCGATCGCACTGTGGCTCGAGGCAGACCGAATGGGTGCTCTTCTGCCGGCCATGACTCAGCAGAAGCTCGACACACAGCGCGATGTCGTTTCGAATGAGCGGCGCTGGTCGGTCGACAATCAGCCATATGGCACGTGGTGGGAAAAACTTCCGGCGCTCACATACCCCGACCCGCATCCGTTCCATCATTCTCTGATCGGATCGTTCGAGGATCTGAATGCCGCGTCGCTGGACGATATTGCGCACTTCTTCGCGACGTACTACACACCAGACAACGCAGTGCTGACCATCGCGGGCGACTTCGATCCGCGGGAGGCACGCGAGCTGGTGCAGTCGTACTTCGCGGCAATCCCGCGCGGCAAGGGCAAGCCTGCACTTCCGGACATGTCGTTACCCACAACATTCGGCGGCACGCTGCGTGAGGTGGTGAAGGATGACGTAAGTCTTCCGCGTCTGTATCTGGCGTTCCGGTCGCCGGCGTTCGGAAGCAGCGAGTACTATGCCGCGTCCATAGCTGGTGCAATTCTCGGAATGCGCAAAGGGAGCAGATTGCAGCGAGCGCTGGTGCGTGAGCGTGAAGTTGCGACCGATGCGGCCGCGTTCACGTTCGATCTCCCGAAGGGTGCCGACATTCTGGTGGTCGATGTCACGGCGCGACCGGGTATCACGCCGGCGCACCTGGAGGCGGAGGTAACACGCGAGATCGACCGCATGCGATCAGACGGCGTGACGCAGAGCGAGGTCGATCGCGCAATCTCGCTTATCGGCACCGATTTCGTTGTATCGATGCAACAGGCGTCGGAGCGCGCCGACCAGCTGTCGCGCTTTGCCACGTACTTCGGTGATCCATCGTTCATCAACGATCAGATGAACCGTTACCGCTCCGTCACAGTCGAAGATGTAGATCGATTCGCTGCAACGCGACTGGGTGAGGACAACCGTGCCTTCCTGATGTATGTACCACGTGATGATAGTGAAAACGCAGAATCGAGAGACACAGTAGGTACCGATGCAGCTCTGGTGACCGCATGA
- a CDS encoding pitrilysin family protein, protein MTTAIRPQPGPARDYHFPSFERRLLSNGLTLLVAPAHNLPVVTLLAIVDAGAVAEPSGQEGVAHLAALALNEGTPKYDGEALTEYLERLGTSVGGSAGWDSASLAMTVLRDNLENAFVHFAEILVTPTFPVAAIERLKGERIAELMQIESEPRELADEKFDEYIYDVTSRFRLPLGGSRQSVSNLTRDDVAEFHASRYQPSATTLIVVGDVDVAEVERMVSGELDGWNGSIVLSSKANDKPVRTSRAVRIVRKEDAPQSEVRIGHVGVPRTHPDYFSITVMNAVLGGLFSSRINLNLREAHGYTYGASSSFDWRREAGPFVIGTAVASDVTVPAIQETLKEIDRMRAEPIGESELSLATSYLEGVFPIRYETTAAIAAALATLVIYDLPSDWYDCYRAHMGAVTVKDVLAAARAYVHPDSLQIVIVGDAGAIREPLEALAFGPVDVVNP, encoded by the coding sequence ATGACGACAGCCATACGTCCGCAACCCGGTCCGGCGCGCGATTATCATTTTCCGTCGTTCGAGCGTCGCTTGCTCTCCAATGGACTCACACTCCTCGTTGCGCCAGCGCACAACCTGCCGGTAGTCACGCTTCTTGCGATCGTCGATGCAGGCGCTGTCGCGGAGCCATCAGGGCAGGAAGGAGTCGCGCATCTGGCAGCGCTCGCGCTCAACGAGGGGACACCGAAGTATGATGGCGAAGCGCTCACGGAGTATCTGGAGCGGCTTGGTACATCGGTCGGTGGATCGGCTGGATGGGATTCGGCGTCACTCGCAATGACGGTATTGCGTGACAATCTCGAGAACGCGTTTGTACACTTCGCCGAAATCCTTGTCACGCCGACCTTTCCGGTAGCGGCAATCGAGCGACTCAAGGGTGAACGGATTGCCGAGCTGATGCAGATAGAGTCAGAGCCACGAGAGCTCGCCGATGAGAAGTTCGACGAGTACATCTACGACGTGACGTCCCGCTTCCGCCTTCCGCTCGGCGGCAGTCGGCAGTCGGTAAGTAATCTTACGCGTGATGACGTGGCGGAATTTCACGCGTCGAGATACCAGCCATCCGCGACGACGCTGATCGTGGTCGGCGACGTGGACGTGGCTGAAGTCGAGAGGATGGTAAGTGGCGAGCTGGACGGGTGGAATGGATCCATCGTTCTCTCGTCGAAAGCGAACGACAAACCGGTGCGGACGTCGCGCGCCGTGAGGATCGTGCGGAAGGAAGACGCTCCGCAATCGGAGGTACGGATCGGACACGTGGGGGTTCCACGCACACATCCGGATTACTTCTCGATAACGGTGATGAACGCTGTGTTGGGAGGGCTGTTCTCGTCGCGCATCAATCTCAATTTGCGGGAAGCGCACGGGTACACTTATGGTGCCTCGTCATCGTTCGACTGGCGACGCGAGGCAGGTCCGTTCGTCATCGGCACCGCGGTTGCAAGCGACGTCACCGTGCCTGCGATTCAGGAGACACTCAAGGAGATCGATCGGATGCGCGCGGAGCCGATCGGTGAGAGCGAGTTGTCGCTGGCAACAAGCTATCTCGAAGGTGTTTTCCCGATTCGATACGAGACGACGGCTGCCATTGCTGCCGCACTCGCGACGCTAGTGATATACGACCTGCCTTCTGACTGGTACGACTGCTATCGTGCGCACATGGGTGCTGTGACGGTGAAGGATGTCCTGGCAGCGGCCCGTGCCTACGTACATCCGGATTCGTTGCAGATCGTGATCGTGGGCGACGCCGGTGCCATTCGCGAGCCCCTCGAAGCACTTGCGTTCGGTCCTGTAGATGTCGTGAATCCGTAG
- a CDS encoding NUDIX hydrolase — translation MSDPLIASHRIYTGKVVSLDVDQVRFPDGTTGEMEIIRHSGAAAILPFLTDPAGEDPQIMLLRQYRYAAGGYLYEVPAGKLEKDESPRHCAERELREETGCSAQRIEPMFSFLTTPGFTDEVIHSFMATGLTTGEKHLEADEFSEVVTFKLSHALRMIQTNEIRDAKTALIILYAAGFGAELR, via the coding sequence ATGTCTGATCCACTGATTGCATCGCACCGCATCTACACCGGCAAGGTTGTATCCCTGGATGTGGATCAGGTTCGTTTTCCCGATGGGACGACGGGCGAGATGGAGATCATCCGGCATTCCGGCGCCGCTGCGATTCTGCCATTCCTGACCGATCCAGCGGGCGAAGATCCGCAGATAATGCTGCTCAGGCAATACAGATATGCCGCCGGCGGCTATCTGTACGAAGTGCCGGCTGGAAAGCTGGAAAAGGACGAGAGTCCCAGGCATTGCGCTGAGCGGGAATTGCGTGAAGAGACCGGCTGCAGCGCGCAACGTATCGAGCCGATGTTCAGCTTCCTGACGACGCCGGGCTTCACGGACGAGGTAATTCACTCGTTCATGGCGACTGGACTGACGACCGGTGAGAAGCATCTCGAAGCGGATGAGTTCAGCGAGGTCGTGACGTTCAAGTTGTCGCACGCCCTCAGGATGATTCAGACGAACGAGATCCGGGATGCGAAGACTGCGTTGATAATTCTGTATGCGGCAGGATTCGGAGCGGAGCTCCGGTAG
- a CDS encoding EthD domain-containing protein has translation MIKLIVVIKRNAAMSPEEFHRYWRTEHAAKVRSLAATSRYIRRYVQAHTLDTEYAAGNPAYDGTAELWFDSVEDKNAFFSDPDYLAIVAPDERIFADMDQTQFLVTNEEGVI, from the coding sequence GTGATCAAGTTGATTGTTGTCATAAAGCGTAACGCCGCCATGTCGCCCGAAGAATTTCACAGATACTGGCGCACCGAGCACGCCGCGAAGGTGCGTTCGCTTGCCGCCACGTCGAGATATATCCGGCGCTATGTACAGGCGCACACACTCGACACCGAATACGCCGCTGGCAATCCTGCGTACGACGGCACCGCCGAACTCTGGTTCGATTCAGTGGAGGACAAGAACGCTTTCTTCTCCGATCCTGATTACCTGGCGATAGTCGCTCCCGACGAGCGTATCTTTGCCGACATGGATCAGACGCAGTTTCTGGTCACGAACGAGGAAGGCGTAATATGA
- a CDS encoding ATP-binding protein, whose amino-acid sequence MSIRNMSLERKLPLLVIAVLVATLATSVGLAYREVRHSAELAAGARIQTASRQLASLSSLSVTQRAKLLREVAATPAVGRAVASPTSRSPTTAGAPNHSEAYAALHRLVIPSDSTLAIELWSADGQLIDSVGGPPATPGTISDTHQSFPIPGNDTPQTTMPKGSNVQFLPFFAGRDNEVYYWMTVAVIDAGKPVGWIAEQARIKSRPNADRQINGLIGDHTAAYFRNDTGAFWTTVGGIPTTAPAHAPALSRVTATDTLRVASYDHAQHGTVLATTIPIDGTPWALVVEVEHAAVVAPARSMLVRFTLLSSLLLIAAAAASWLLIRGAIGPLVDVTRAATSMARGDYSTRVAVQNADEVGRLGASFNEMAGKVAASQARLAGQVQEAQRLADELDHAREVAVSASQAKSNFLATMSHEIRTPINAIIGYADILDLGISGPLNAKQHENLRRIRTSSSHLLALVNDVLDLSRIESGTMQMHTARAETQPSIDAAVALVEPQATAKDIRIVVSASDPAASVYRGDERGVRQALANLLSNAVKFTNSGGEILITCSLSKPVGANVTMDRNSMYVAIRVADTGIGIDQEKLDKLFQPFTQLEADNGNPYTRQKSGAGLGLSISRHLARMMGGDITVESRLQHGSTFTLWLPHQTEAAREASIASYPSHRV is encoded by the coding sequence ATGTCCATTCGGAATATGTCCCTGGAGCGAAAGCTCCCCCTGCTCGTCATCGCGGTTCTCGTGGCAACACTGGCAACATCAGTGGGCCTGGCGTATCGCGAGGTTCGCCACTCGGCAGAGCTCGCGGCGGGTGCGCGCATTCAAACAGCGTCCCGACAACTCGCGTCGCTGTCTTCCTTATCGGTAACTCAGCGCGCGAAACTGCTGCGCGAGGTTGCGGCGACACCTGCGGTCGGACGCGCCGTCGCGTCGCCGACTTCGCGCTCCCCCACGACAGCCGGTGCACCGAATCACTCGGAGGCATATGCTGCGCTGCACCGGCTGGTCATCCCCAGTGACTCGACGCTCGCAATAGAACTGTGGTCAGCGGACGGGCAGCTGATCGATAGCGTTGGTGGCCCCCCCGCAACACCCGGCACGATCAGCGATACCCATCAGTCCTTTCCAATTCCGGGAAATGACACGCCGCAGACCACGATGCCGAAGGGCAGCAACGTGCAATTCCTGCCGTTCTTCGCAGGTCGCGACAATGAGGTCTATTACTGGATGACCGTGGCGGTGATCGATGCCGGCAAGCCTGTCGGCTGGATCGCGGAACAGGCACGCATCAAGTCGCGCCCGAATGCCGATCGGCAAATCAACGGCTTGATCGGCGACCACACAGCCGCGTATTTCCGAAACGACACCGGTGCGTTCTGGACCACGGTCGGCGGCATTCCGACCACTGCACCGGCCCATGCACCGGCACTTTCCAGGGTGACTGCAACAGATACGCTCCGCGTTGCGTCATACGACCACGCGCAACACGGTACCGTACTGGCGACCACTATTCCGATTGACGGAACACCGTGGGCGTTGGTAGTGGAGGTCGAGCACGCAGCGGTGGTCGCCCCCGCCAGGTCGATGCTCGTGCGATTCACACTGCTGAGTTCTCTGCTCCTGATCGCTGCAGCAGCCGCATCGTGGCTGTTGATTCGCGGCGCAATAGGACCACTCGTCGACGTCACACGAGCCGCCACATCGATGGCGCGTGGAGACTACTCTACGCGCGTTGCCGTTCAGAATGCCGACGAAGTCGGGCGACTCGGCGCCTCGTTCAACGAGATGGCTGGCAAGGTCGCGGCTTCGCAGGCGCGACTGGCGGGGCAGGTTCAGGAAGCACAACGATTGGCGGACGAGCTGGATCACGCAAGGGAAGTGGCTGTGAGCGCAAGCCAGGCGAAATCCAACTTCCTCGCCACGATGTCTCACGAGATCAGGACGCCGATCAACGCCATCATCGGTTACGCTGACATTCTCGATCTTGGTATTTCCGGCCCGCTCAACGCGAAACAGCACGAGAATCTGCGCCGCATCAGAACAAGCAGCAGCCATCTGCTTGCGCTGGTCAACGACGTGCTTGACCTGTCCAGGATCGAGTCCGGTACAATGCAGATGCACACCGCACGCGCCGAGACGCAACCGTCGATCGACGCCGCCGTGGCGCTTGTAGAGCCACAGGCAACCGCCAAGGATATCAGGATTGTAGTCAGCGCGAGCGACCCTGCCGCATCGGTCTACAGAGGTGACGAACGTGGTGTGCGTCAGGCACTCGCCAATCTTCTCTCCAACGCGGTGAAGTTCACCAATTCCGGTGGCGAGATCCTGATCACATGCTCACTGTCCAAGCCAGTAGGCGCAAACGTGACGATGGATCGCAATTCGATGTATGTAGCGATACGCGTCGCGGATACCGGAATCGGAATCGACCAGGAAAAACTCGACAAACTATTTCAACCGTTCACACAGCTCGAGGCGGATAACGGCAATCCGTATACACGCCAGAAGAGTGGTGCCGGTTTGGGTCTCTCGATCAGTCGTCATCTCGCCCGCATGATGGGCGGCGACATCACGGTGGAAAGCCGCCTGCAGCACGGTTCTACATTCACGCTCTGGCTACCGCATCAGACCGAAGCAGCGCGGGAAGCCAGCATTGCATCATATCCGTCACACAGAGTATAA
- a CDS encoding DUF4097 family beta strand repeat-containing protein, translating into MLKTAITALSVVLLHGLPANDPSTLTTVTTVADTSADFTWTGTVTDGGWLRIRNLAGTVEVRRTSGKTIDVQATKEPSSDRWIWFGNSVQPVRFITERRGSDVVICAISDEKPTCKANDLSSPDDDDDWHPQPMRIVVLLPAGVSLQAATRHGDLHITDAGADVIARTGHGSIAIRNVAGTIDANTGHGDMEIVNAAKQVSARTGHGNIHVSNVGAVRANTGHGDIVAELAGAAAVGSNDMMFETGHGNVRVVAPKALSGDVDLHTGRGRVSSDFPLTISDQSRHSRTGSAHGVLGSGGRSVRLSTGHGDISLTTAG; encoded by the coding sequence GTGCTGAAAACCGCCATTACTGCCCTATCCGTCGTGCTCCTTCACGGATTACCTGCCAACGACCCTTCAACATTAACGACGGTCACCACTGTCGCCGACACTTCGGCGGATTTCACGTGGACCGGAACCGTGACTGATGGCGGCTGGCTCCGAATACGCAACCTTGCCGGCACAGTCGAGGTGAGACGGACATCCGGAAAGACCATCGACGTTCAGGCTACGAAGGAGCCGAGCTCCGATCGTTGGATCTGGTTCGGTAATTCTGTCCAACCGGTCAGATTCATCACTGAGCGCCGGGGCTCGGATGTGGTGATCTGCGCCATTTCTGATGAGAAGCCAACCTGCAAGGCAAACGACCTTTCTTCTCCCGACGACGATGATGATTGGCATCCACAGCCGATGCGCATCGTCGTGCTGCTGCCTGCCGGCGTCTCGCTCCAGGCGGCGACGAGACATGGTGACCTCCACATCACAGATGCGGGGGCGGACGTCATCGCTCGCACTGGACATGGCAGCATCGCCATCCGAAACGTCGCTGGCACCATCGACGCAAACACTGGCCATGGCGACATGGAAATAGTCAACGCCGCGAAGCAGGTCAGCGCCAGAACGGGCCACGGCAATATCCACGTGTCCAACGTCGGTGCGGTGCGTGCAAACACGGGCCACGGAGACATCGTTGCGGAGTTGGCTGGTGCTGCTGCCGTTGGCTCCAACGACATGATGTTCGAGACGGGACACGGCAACGTGCGTGTCGTTGCTCCAAAAGCCCTGAGCGGCGATGTGGATCTGCATACCGGCCGTGGTCGGGTATCGTCGGATTTTCCACTCACGATCAGCGATCAGAGCAGGCACTCGAGGACGGGATCGGCGCACGGCGTTCTGGGCTCGGGCGGCCGTTCCGTACGACTGTCAACGGGACATGGGGACATCAGCCTGACGACTGCCGGATGA
- a CDS encoding sigma-70 family RNA polymerase sigma factor, giving the protein MAIAARKTLPALAHAELVGSTIRDRLRTAEDSEVVSAFLNGEERAFSELVERYQTRLLNFIYRTIGDREKAEDLVQEVFIRVYRHLHRFDRSKKFSTWVYTIASNLAKNELRNRSRNPLVLFQTITKNWQDEERPLQFEDPGNRPDDLFRKRDIREKVEEAVGQLPEHHRNVFVLRELEGKSYEEIAEITHTNLGTVKSRLNRARNSFAEIIGPWLG; this is encoded by the coding sequence ATGGCCATTGCCGCTCGTAAGACCTTACCAGCACTCGCCCATGCCGAGCTCGTCGGATCCACGATCCGCGACAGACTTCGCACGGCTGAAGATTCCGAAGTCGTCTCGGCGTTTCTAAACGGCGAGGAGCGTGCATTCTCGGAGCTCGTGGAGCGCTATCAAACGCGCCTCCTGAATTTCATCTACCGGACGATCGGCGACAGGGAGAAAGCCGAGGACCTGGTGCAGGAAGTGTTCATCCGCGTGTACCGGCATCTGCACCGTTTCGACAGGTCGAAGAAGTTCTCGACCTGGGTCTATACCATTGCGTCCAACCTCGCCAAGAACGAGCTGCGGAATCGCTCGCGCAACCCGCTGGTTCTATTTCAGACGATCACCAAGAACTGGCAGGATGAGGAGCGTCCGTTGCAGTTCGAGGATCCTGGCAACCGGCCCGACGACCTGTTCCGGAAGCGTGACATCCGGGAAAAGGTCGAGGAAGCCGTCGGTCAGCTTCCGGAGCATCACAGGAACGTCTTCGTCCTCCGTGAGCTCGAGGGGAAGTCGTACGAGGAGATTGCGGAGATAACCCATACGAACCTCGGAACCGTCAAGTCGCGCCTGAATCGGGCGCGAAACAGTTTCGCCGAGATAATCGGACCCTGGCTGGGCTAG
- a CDS encoding zf-HC2 domain-containing protein: MRCSEFKDLHCSFVDDTLAGVELVRMQRHIAECADCARLDASVRRSLMLVHNLAPIEPSADFAFRLNARLRECRLNQAAASGGRFRTVAAIGAIASLIMLGYVAETMRVAEQQRALPEIVLPPAVAMAVPPDTTPVPSIVASVSAGMPIWPAALLVEQGGLQTVSYTQPR, translated from the coding sequence ATGCGCTGTTCAGAGTTCAAAGATCTTCACTGCTCCTTCGTAGACGACACCCTGGCAGGGGTCGAGCTGGTACGTATGCAGCGTCACATCGCTGAGTGCGCCGACTGTGCTCGTCTGGATGCCAGTGTGCGGCGCTCGCTCATGCTCGTACACAATCTTGCACCGATCGAGCCCTCTGCGGACTTTGCGTTCCGGCTCAATGCGCGGCTGAGAGAATGCCGGCTGAACCAGGCGGCTGCATCCGGGGGACGATTCCGAACAGTAGCGGCGATTGGCGCAATCGCATCGTTGATAATGCTGGGTTACGTGGCTGAAACGATGAGAGTGGCGGAGCAACAGCGGGCACTGCCGGAGATCGTTCTGCCACCCGCAGTTGCAATGGCGGTTCCGCCCGACACGACTCCAGTACCTTCGATAGTTGCGTCGGTTTCTGCTGGAATGCCGATCTGGCCGGCTGCGTTGCTGGTGGAACAGGGCGGTCTTCAGACCGTGAGCTACACGCAACCGCGATAG
- the holA gene encoding DNA polymerase III subunit delta: MATDAALKTLRDAVKKRQFDGAYYVYGDDEYQKNEAVKQLVLAAVDPATRDFNLDTRRAADLDAESLGSLLDTPPMMAERRVAIIREVGALRKDARSALDRYLKHPSHETLVLLVAAPGAKADKALQMSTTPMEFSPLDGSRVSKWIAHHAKSELGVEITESAADLLHEAVGNDLYQLASELDKLASYTNGAPITEDAIGAAVGIRRGETVSDFLDKVLQRDATGALNLIPHVLSQPKTSGVSVVMALSTQMLALAWGRCRLDSGLPAGRLEGEYFQLLKSTGAYPGRPWSGAARAWAMAAREWKTSECDRAVTALLAADVALKESRVSSENQILATTVLAICAASGRRRAA; the protein is encoded by the coding sequence ATGGCAACCGACGCTGCCCTCAAGACGCTCCGTGACGCCGTGAAAAAACGGCAGTTTGACGGGGCGTATTACGTTTACGGGGACGATGAGTACCAGAAGAACGAAGCGGTGAAGCAGCTCGTTCTCGCCGCGGTCGATCCGGCAACGCGCGACTTCAATCTGGACACGCGTCGGGCTGCTGATCTGGATGCCGAATCACTGGGATCGCTGCTCGACACGCCACCGATGATGGCGGAGCGCCGGGTCGCGATAATTCGCGAGGTGGGCGCGCTCAGGAAGGACGCGCGCAGCGCACTCGACAGATATCTCAAGCATCCGTCGCACGAGACACTGGTCCTGCTCGTAGCGGCTCCTGGTGCCAAGGCAGACAAGGCTCTGCAGATGTCGACCACGCCGATGGAATTCAGTCCGCTCGACGGCAGCCGCGTCTCGAAGTGGATTGCGCATCATGCCAAATCGGAGCTTGGCGTCGAGATAACGGAATCGGCGGCGGATCTATTGCACGAAGCAGTGGGCAACGATCTGTATCAACTGGCATCGGAGCTGGACAAGCTCGCCAGTTACACCAACGGCGCGCCGATCACTGAAGATGCAATTGGCGCGGCCGTAGGAATTCGGCGTGGCGAAACCGTGTCCGATTTTCTCGACAAGGTGCTGCAGCGGGATGCTACAGGAGCGCTCAATCTCATTCCGCATGTTCTGTCGCAACCCAAGACGAGCGGGGTGAGCGTCGTCATGGCGCTGTCTACGCAGATGTTGGCACTCGCGTGGGGTCGCTGCCGGCTGGATTCCGGACTACCGGCGGGACGACTGGAAGGCGAGTATTTTCAGCTCCTCAAGTCGACCGGTGCTTACCCGGGCCGTCCGTGGAGCGGGGCCGCACGCGCCTGGGCAATGGCGGCTCGGGAGTGGAAGACATCCGAGTGCGACAGGGCGGTGACCGCGCTTCTAGCGGCGGACGTCGCGCTCAAGGAGTCACGTGTATCATCTGAAAACCAGATCCTTGCAACGACAGTTCTTGCCATCTGCGCGGCATCTGGTCGTCGTCGGGCAGCATAG
- a CDS encoding SPOR domain-containing protein: protein MSFTNFCRVSFIGRGAPRAGQGTAFPRRGYIRALQLCLLLPAVAGAQSAKDSTLYLRAQQMVANGDAAGGRKLADSVANAAPAGTAAYAEGLYWRATLAANARDSEHAYRQIIVDYPLSGRVPDALLRIGQLESARGENAAALQHFQRLVLEHPLSPLHAEASYWVARMYFDANDAPHACAANSDAMANAPASNVELRNRIDFQQQRCRGVTLATNAPAAPAPVKNVPVVNSPKPPVKPAPGVAATSKEAPKNAVPERHDTVARPVEPVVAPSAPTAVRTSPASAAAPTAAVGTTPGSVSAAGSGVVSRPPTKEEVDRALASAAQSKLLMKTPAAPAKATARSAAKSAAKSTNEAPSTSSGRYAVQVAAFRTRAAAAELATGLHGRGYDAYVDGTSAPYRVRIGHYATHAAAAQELEKLKARHIDGFVAER, encoded by the coding sequence ATGAGTTTCACAAATTTCTGCAGAGTTTCGTTCATCGGCCGCGGAGCGCCACGGGCTGGGCAGGGGACGGCATTCCCGAGGCGCGGATATATCCGCGCGCTGCAACTCTGTCTGTTGCTTCCGGCTGTAGCCGGAGCGCAGTCGGCGAAGGACAGTACACTGTACCTTCGAGCCCAGCAGATGGTCGCGAATGGGGATGCCGCCGGCGGACGCAAGCTGGCTGATTCGGTCGCCAATGCCGCGCCTGCCGGGACGGCGGCGTACGCCGAGGGGCTTTACTGGCGCGCCACACTGGCTGCCAACGCGAGGGATTCGGAGCACGCGTACCGGCAGATCATCGTGGACTATCCGCTCTCCGGTAGAGTGCCAGACGCGCTGCTTCGGATCGGTCAGCTGGAGTCGGCGCGTGGTGAGAACGCAGCGGCGCTGCAACACTTTCAGCGACTCGTACTGGAGCATCCGCTGAGTCCGCTGCACGCGGAAGCGAGCTACTGGGTGGCGAGAATGTACTTCGATGCGAACGACGCACCGCATGCATGCGCGGCCAACAGCGACGCAATGGCGAATGCTCCGGCGTCCAACGTGGAGCTCAGGAATCGCATCGATTTTCAGCAGCAGCGTTGCAGAGGCGTAACGCTCGCGACGAATGCGCCTGCAGCGCCGGCTCCGGTGAAGAATGTGCCGGTCGTGAATTCGCCGAAGCCGCCGGTCAAGCCTGCTCCAGGAGTTGCGGCAACCAGCAAGGAAGCTCCGAAGAATGCTGTTCCGGAACGTCACGATACCGTAGCCAGACCGGTGGAGCCGGTGGTTGCGCCAAGCGCACCCACGGCAGTTAGGACCTCGCCTGCGAGCGCGGCTGCTCCGACGGCGGCTGTGGGCACAACGCCAGGTAGCGTTTCAGCTGCTGGCAGCGGCGTTGTTTCCCGCCCTCCTACGAAAGAGGAGGTCGATCGCGCACTTGCATCGGCTGCGCAATCGAAACTCCTGATGAAGACGCCAGCAGCGCCGGCGAAAGCGACCGCGAGATCAGCGGCGAAATCAGCGGCGAAATCAACTAACGAGGCGCCGAGCACATCGAGTGGTCGGTACGCGGTTCAGGTTGCAGCGTTCCGTACCAGGGCAGCGGCGGCAGAGTTGGCCACAGGGCTGCATGGACGCGGTTACGATGCTTACGTCGATGGCACGAGTGCGCCGTATCGTGTGCGTATTGGACATTACGCGACTCATGCGGCGGCAGCTCAGGAGCTGGAGAAGCTGAAAGCCAGGCATATAGACGGGTTCGTGGCAGAGAGGTAG